The sequence ATTGGTGAAGATCGAGCCCAAGGCCATCGGCGTGGGCCAATACCAGCACGACGTGAACCAGAACGAGCTCAAGCGCAAGCTGGAGCAGGTGGTGGAATCGTGCGTGAACAGCGTGGGCGTGGACGTCAACAGCGCTTCGGAAGCGTTGCTCGCCTACGTGGCCGGCGTGAACAAGAGCCTCGCCAAGAACATCGTGGAGTTCCGCAATGCCAACGGCCCGTTCACTTCGCGGTCGGGCCTGGTGAAGGTGCCCTTGTTCGGACCGAAGGCCTTCGAGCAGGCGGCCGGATTCTTGCGAGTGCAAGGTTCGGAGAACGTGTTGGACGCTTCGGCGGTGCATCCCGAGCGTTATGAGCTGGTGAAGAAGATCGTGGAAGACATCGGCGCCCAGGTGCGCGAGATCATCGGCAACGGCGAGCAGATCAAGAAAATCGATCTGAACAAGTACGTGACCGAGGAAGTGGGTTTGCCCACCCTGCTCGATATCACCGCCGAGCTCGAGAAGCCGGCCCGCGATCCGCGCGCCGAATTCAAGTACGCCCGCTTCGACGCCAAGATCCAGGACATGAAGGATCTGCAGAAGGACATGTGGCTGGAAGGCGTGGTGACCAACGTGACCAACTTCGGCGCCTTCATCGACATCGGCGTCCATCAGGACGGCTTGGTCCACATCTCCGAGATCGCGGACAAGTTCGTCGATGACGCCAAGAAGGTCCTGACCGCCGGCCAGATCGTTAACGTGCGTGTGCTGGACGTGGACGTGCAGCAGAAGCGCATCTCCCTGTCCATGAAGAAGGAGTCGGCGGTCAAGCCGGAGAGCAAAGGCGCTCCGAGAGGCCAGGGCGGGAAGCCCGGTCAGGGACCCGGCGGCCAGAAGGGTCCCGGGGGCCAAGGCTTCGGCGGCCAGGGCAAGGGCCCGCGCAAGCCGCATGCGACCGTGGATCAGCTCAAGGACAAGTTCGGCTCCGATTCGAAGCAGAAGCAGAACAACGTCAAGCTGGCGTTTTCGCTGAAGCAGTTGATGAGGTCGGGGCGCTAAGGCGGCCGGCGCGGTCGCTAGGCGGCCTCCCAGGCCGTTGCAGCCGGGCTAATCCCTACGATCGGGCCAGCCAGCCCAATCGTGGGGGCCGGCCGGCGGCCGGCGCCTTGGTTTCGCTTTTTTAGGGATTTTACCCGTCAGCCGGTACAACGGCGGAATTTACAGGAACCAAGTTTCCTAGTCTCGCGCTTCGGGAAATCGGCAGGGCATTCCTATAAACGGCCATAGGATGGCCGGGAAAATGGAATGTTTGGTACAATAGGGCCGTCGGATCGCCGGAGAAACCGGCCATCGTAAAGGCTTTGGGGGAACGGGTGGAGTACGGAAACCTTAAGGTCCAGGCAGGGCATCCGGCAAGTCCGATGTCCACGGGGTGGCTCAGGTTGGCTTGGTTCCTGACCCTGACCCTTTGGGCGCTCGGAATGGCCCGGCCTCAAGCCGCACTTCCTACCAACATCACCTTTACCAAGATCATGGGCACCGATTCCGCCGCAGGTCGTTTTACCCGGATCACATGGATGGGGGAAATGCCCGGCCAGGCGGGAACCTTCCTGGTGGTCGAACGCGGATCTTTCGCATCCTGGGACGTGGATAGCGCGCATGTGTGGAAGGTCGCGAAGGATAATCAGGGGCATTGGACCCGCAGCATCTTCCTTACCCTCGGCGGGATATGGCAGGAGACCCAAGAGGCCGGGGTGCTATCCTTGGCTTTCCATCCCGACTTCGCATCGAACCGGCTCTATTACCTCTTCTACACGCCCCTAATTTCGGGCGCAAGGTATTCGGTGATCCAAGAGCGCAAAGCCGCCGCCGATTTTTCCCAGGACGGAGGCGATGCGCCGCGGACCCTGCTGCAAGTGGCGCGAGGTTCCTCCAACAATTACGGCCAGCATAACGGCGGATGCCTGGCCTTCGGCCCGGACGGCTATCTCTATGCCGGCTTCGGCGATAATCTGCAACAGACCCCGGCCCAGGATTCCACATCCTTCCTGGGCAAGATCATCCGGATAGACGTCAACTCTTCCGATCCCGGTCTCGCTTACCACATCCCGGCCGATAACCCTTTCTATGCGGGGACCAAGGCCGGGCTGCGCAAGGAGATTTGGGCCCTGGGCTTCCGGAATCCTTGGCGCTTCTCTTTCGACGGTTCCGATCTCTGGGTCGGCGAAGTGGGCGAGAATACCTATGAGGAGATCGATCGCGTTGCGAAGGGCGGCAATTACGGCTGGCCGTGCCAGGAAGGCAATTCCGGTTCCGCGTCCGGTTGCCCCAACGCCCTGCCGCCGTATTACCAGATCGTCCACGACGGAGGCATTTCGATGTCCGATATCATCGGCGGGATGATCTTCCGCGGCAACGCGGCTTCGCCCGTATACGGGCAATACATCTACGCCGATCACGTGTCCGGAAGCGTTTTCGCGATGACGATGGACGGTTCCGGACCTACCGGAACCGTTAAGCTGGGCACGGCGCCCCGGCGCATTTCCCACCTGACCGCCGACTCGAAGGGCCGTCTATACGCGGTGGGTTACGGCAACTCGTCGGACGATGAGAGCGAAATCTACTTGCTCGACAATCCGGCCCTGCTGCCCGATACCGTCAGCGTTCCCTTGGCGTTCACCACCTCGTCTCTACCGGCGGGCCGGGCCAACAGCGACTACTCGGCCACCTTGCAGGCGAGCGGAGGCACCCCGCCTTATACGTTTACGGTAACGGCGGGGGCGCTTCCCGCGGGCCTCGCCGTCTCGGGGACCCGCATCTCGGGGAAGCCTTCCGCCGCCGCCGCATCCGTCGACCTGGAACTCACGGTTTCCGACGCGGCCGGGCATAGCGTCGCGAAAACCTTGAACCTGGCCATCGCCGCCAATCGGGCCCCGCATCTCAGCTCGGCGACGAGCGCGACGATCAACGCGGGAACGGAACTGGTATACACGGCCGCCGCGTCCGACTCGGACGGGAACACCGTAACCTACGCGTTTCGGTCCTTGCCCGCGTGGATGGCTGCGTCGGGCGCGACCGCGCGGGGCACGCCGCATGCCGCCGACGGGAACGCCGCCTTCTGGGTCGTCGCGAGCGACGGGGCCCTGGCCGATTCGCAACAGGTCTCTATCAAGGTGAATCACCGGCCCCCGCATCTCACTTCCCCCGCCAGCGTGATGGCCACCGAGGGATCGGAATTTCTCTATGTCGCCGCAGCCGTCGACTCCGACGGGAACGCGCTGACCTTCACCTTCCGATCCCCACCCGCGTGGATTACGGCGACAGGCGCCTCGGCGCGTGGCACCCCGGGCGCATCCGACGGGAATACGACCTTCCGGGTGGTCGTGAGCGACGGGATACAGGCCGATTCCCTACTCGTCTCCATCACCGTCAACCACACCAACCACGCGCCCCTGGTCGATTCCTCTTTTACGAATAATACGTCCCTCGCCGAAGGGGACAGCGCCTCGCTCCGGATCGTCGCCCACGATCCCGACGGCGATAGCCTCGCTTACGCATGGATCCTCGATGGGGGTACGCCCGCGGCGGGCACGGCGCGCTTTAATTACAAGCCCGGCTACCTGGCCGCGGGAGTTCATCACTTGGTCGCGCGGGTGACCGATCCCGGCGGCGCTTCGGCCACGCAATCCTTCGATTTCACGGTCACCAACGTAGCGCTTCCTCCCGCGTGCCTGCACGCGCCGGGCGCGGTTGCGACAGGGGAGCCTTTCCTTTGGGGTTGGGAAGGACAGCGGGATCCGGATTTGGATACGGCCTCCTTGCGCTTCCGGGTCGCCGCCTATCGCGATTCGGCGCTGACGCAATCGGCCCTGGCCCGCGATAGCCTTTCCTCCGATCGCCTGAACGATGGGGACCGCGCGGCGCTGGCTAAGGGAATCGATCTCTTCGTGCGCGTAGCGGCCTTCGATCTTAAGGGGCATACGAGCGGTTTCGGCCCCGTGCGGAAGTACGTATTCGCGGTGCCCGTGGCGGTCGTTCCGGATCGGGAGCGGGCCCGCAAGGTGCGGGCCTTCGGCCTGGCTACGCGGCCGGGACGGGTGGATAAGGATGCGGAGAAATGGGCGGAGCAGTGGTTCGATGCGCGAGGGCGGCCGGCGCGCTGAATTCCCGCCGGCCTCCGGCATCGAATAATTATTACTTTTCCTTCCCTGGCCAGGCCGAAGCGGAATTCGGGGCGGGTTAGCTCAGTTGGTTAGAGCAGAGGAATCATAATCCTTTTGTCCGGGGTTCAAATCCCTGACCCGCTACCATTTCCGGCCTCCTTTTTTAATCCCACCCTCCTCTCCTTTTCACTCTTCTCTCCCCGGTCCCGGCCATGAATTCCTCTAGAGCCGACCAAGATGGCTGCTCGGTCTGAAAGGATGGATTTCCATCCCCCGGATGAACTTGTTCCAGTCCCGGAGTTTTTGGCGGGTTCGATCGTGCCTAAGGGGTCTTAATGGCGGCTTCTCATGGCCGGGAACGCCGAAAAAGTACCGATTCTCCGCTTGTTTTGTACTCCTGGCGCCCTTACTATCCCCATGGGTTGGCGGGAACGGATTGCCGAACCGCGTTCCGTATAAGTCCGCAAATGGAGGTGGTATGCGATTTACATCGCCCAGGAAGGCGTTGTCGCGGGGAATGGCGTTGGTTTTGGCGAGCCTGGTCACTTACGCCGCGGCCGGCGATTGCACCGTCCAATTCAATAGCCTCCTGCAGCACATGTCCGGGTTCGGCGGATCGACGGCATGGAAGAACGGGCTCACGGATTCGCTCATCACCCGGCTCTTTTCCACCACCCAGGGATGCGGATTAAGCCTGGTGCGCATGCACATCAATGGCGACGGAACCATCGGCTCGGGAGAGCTCTCCATCGCCAAGAAGGCGTATGCCCTGGGGGCCACGCTTTGGGGGGCGCCTTGGTCGCCGGCCGCCAATTACAAGGACAACAACGACGTCAATAATGGCGGATCCCTGCTGCCCTCCCATTACCAGGATTGGGCCGATAAATTGGCCGCCTTGGCCAAGAAGATGGATTCCCAGGGAACGCCCCTGAGATGGATCTCGGCGCAGAACGAGCCGAACTGGACGGCCACCTACGAGTCCTGCATCTATACCGCCGCGCAAATGACCACTTTCGTTGGCCAATACCTGGGACCCACCCTGGAGAAGGCGGGAGTAAAGACGCGGGTCATTGCCCCCGAAGTCATCAACTTCGGGGCGCTCAAGCCCTTCGGAGACGCTTTGCTCAACGATGCCAACGCCGTGAAATACTTGGACGTGATCGCCTCCCACCAATACGGCAGCGGGCCGACCGGCACGGGCTGGCCGTATAAATTGGTGGCGGACAAGGGCAAAGAGCTGTGGGAGACGGAGCACGGCATGGACAATTACGCCGGCGACGAATCCATGAAGGGCGGGATCCCGCTGGCGAAGGAAATGCATCAGGACATCGTAAACGGGCCCGTGAGCGCATACCACGTGTGGTGGATCATTCCCGCGGATGGCGAGACCGGCACGGCCTCGAACGGGTTAATGATGAAGGGGCACATCTGCCAGCGGGGCTACGTGATGGGGAACTATAGCCGCTTCGTGCGGCCCGGATCCTTCCGCATAACGGCAACCGATGCCCCCACCGCCGGGATCAGCGTAACCGCCTACCGCAACGATTCCTCCGGAACCTTGGCCATCGTCGCCTTCAACGAAACCTCGGCGGCGGTGACCCAGAAGTTCGTCTTGAGCGGCGTTAGCGTGCCCACGGTAACGCCGTGGGAAACCTCGGATGCGGTGAAGCTGACCGCCCGCGATCCCGTTACCGTTTCCGGGGACGGGTTCAGCTGGTCCATCCCGGGCATGAGCGTGATCACCTTCGTCGGGAAATACACGCCTTCCGTGATCGGGGTGAGGGCGGCGCGGGCCGGGGAAAAACCGTATCGCGGGTTGAGCCTGGGCCGGAATGCCTTGACGGCGGAGATCCGTGAAGCCGGGGAGTACACCCTCGCCGCGTACGACGCGGATGGCGCGCTGCTAGGGTCCTACTCGGGCAAGGGAGCGGGAAGGCGCACGGTGGCCATGCGCCCCGGGCCGGCCGGAATGGTGCTTGTGAAGTTCGTCGCGGCCGGGCAGCGTTCTTTCGAAGAACGCGTGTTCCGCGGCGAATAAGGCCAAGGCCGCGGGAAGGTCAGAGGCGCGGCCACCAATTCCAACGCCCGGCCAATTTCATCAATGCCGGCAGGAGCAGAACGCGGATGAGGGTGGCATCCACCAGCACCGCCACCGCCAGACCCAGCCCGAGCATTTGCGCGACCACCACCCGGGCGAACGCGAAGGCCCCGAATACGGCCGCCATGATGAGGGCGGCGTTGGTGATGATGGGCCCGGTGGCCGCCAGGCCTTCGGAGACGGCGCGGGAATTGTCGCCGTGGGCGGCGTACGCCTCGCGTATGCGGCTGATGAGGAAAACCTCATAGTCCATACTCAGGCCGAAGAGGATGCAGAAGAGCAGAAGCGGAATGGTCAGGGGGACCACCAGGGAAGGACCGGGCGTCCCGAACAACGCATGGCCATGGCCGAGTTGGAAAACGAACACCACCACCCCGTAGCCGGCCAACACGGAAAGGCCGTTCAAGATCAAGGCCTTGATCGCGACCAAAGGGGAACCGAAGAAGAGCAGCAGGGCGGCGAAGCTGACCACCAGCACGAAGGCGATGGTGGGAAGATAGGCCGAGCGCATGGCCTTATCGAAGTCATTGTAGTAGACGGCTTGTCCGCCAATCTCCAAGCGCAATCCCGGGACCCGCATCCGGTCCGGGATGTCCCGGGCCAGGCGTTTGGCGTCTTCCAGGCCCACCCCGGGCTTATAGATGATTTGCATGAGCAGGGATCGCCCGTCCCGGCTCAGGAAGAAATCCCCGATGGCGGGAATCCTTTCCAAGGCCGCGGCCGGATCGGCATAGAGCTTCCGGTATTTTTCCGGCGGCCAATGATCGGCCAGGTCCACGGGGCCGAAGATGCGGGCCACGGCGGAATCGGAGCGCAGGCGCGAGGAGAAGGCCAGCAAGTCCGGGATGCGGCCCGGCGTCAGGATGGCGTCGCCGGCGGTGAGGATCACGTTCACCGGGGCGATCAATCCCCCCAACCGCATGTCTTCGAGCATGCGCAGCCCGCGCATGAATTCCAGTTCGGCCGGAAGGAACGCCTCTTCGGGAAATCCGAAGCGGGTCAGCCGGCCCGGCCAAGCCATCGCGGCGATCAGGGCCGCGCCCGCCAAGGCGCAGAAGGGGGCGCGGCGCATCACCCAGCCGGACCAGCGTTCCCAGCCGCCGCCCCGGGCGGTGGCGGTGAAGCGGCGGGACCAGGCGGCCGGCCAATCCAAGGCGGGTCCCAGGAGCACGAGCGCGGCGGGAAGGAAGGTGAGGGCGCAAGCCACGGAAGCCAGCACCACCGCGCAGCCGCCCCATCCGATGGATCGGGTTTCCATGAGGGGGGTGAACAACAGGCCTCCCAAGCCGATCAGCACCGTGAGCCCGCTATAGAAGACGGCCTTGCCCGCCGTGGCTATCGCCGCGGCCATGGCTCGCTTCCGCCTCGCGAGGCTGGCGTCCGAAACGGCCGTGGCGTCCGAAACGGCCGTGGCGTCCGAAACGGCCGCGGCGTCCGGCGAAGGCTCGGCGGCCGGAAGCGTCGGCAGGATTTCGCGATAGCGATGGATGATAAGGAGGCTGTAGTCGATGCCTACGGCCATGCCGATCATGCCGGAAATGTTCTGAGCCAGGTTGGACAAGGGCATGTGCCTGGCCAGCACGCCCAGGGCCGCCAAGCTCAGGGCGGTGGTGAAAATCCCGATTAGCAAAGGGGCGCCGGCCGCGGCCAGGGAACCGAAGGCCAGCAGAAGGATGATCAAGGTCAGGGGTAACACGCGCGTTTCGGCACGGGAGACGTCCTTGGCGTTGAACAGGTTGAGGTCGTAGGTCAGGGCCGAGCGCCCGGTGACGGCCCATTCCAGCCCCGGGTCCGCCGATCGGGCCGGAGCGAGGATCGCTTCCGCCGCGGCCCTAACCTTGGGGATGGCCTGTTCGGCTTCGTGTACGGAGGCGGCCTTGATCCCGATCATGACAACGGCCCCCGAGCCGGGAGCCGGACGCAGGCGCGGATCCAGGACATCGGGGGAAGCCTGCGCGGCGGCCACATCCGGAAGGCGGGTGAACGCTTGGGTGAGCTTTGGCAGCAAGGATGAGGAATCCCATTCCGCCGTCCGGCCCCCGCGCAATGCCAGGATGAGCAGTTGCGAATAGGGCGTAGGAAAGTCGGCGCGTAGAAGCCGGTCGGCCCGCAGGGACGCGCTACCGGCGATGTCCCCGGAACCGCTTTGCAAAAGCGAGGGCGCGCGCCGCGCGGCCGGCAAGGCGAGAATGAGCAAGCAGGCCCAGGCCGCGAGGGTGAGCCAGGGCTTCCGCAATGACAAGGCGGCTACGAACGCGAACAGCCGATCGATCACTTTCCCTTTCGCGGGCGGCCGGGAACCGGCCCTCATGGCCGGTCATGGCCCGATCTTCGACGAACGGATGCGGGGTTTCGGGAACGTGGGGCGCGCTTAGAAGCGCTGGCCGACCCGCTGCTTAAGCGTTAATGACGCTCTCGGGCACGTCCGCGGCATAGTCGACGCCCGGATAGGCGAAGCCGTAGAGCCGGTGGAAATCCCCGCGGTAGCCGGCGATATCGGCCATGCCGCCGCCGTTCCCGGTATCCACCGTTTCCCAAAGCTTTTCCACCGCGGCTTGCACGTCGTCACGCAGCTCCCAATCGTCCATGCGGATGCGATGCTCGGCATCGACGGGAATGGCCTGGCCGGAATAGAGCTTGGTGCGGAACAGGCGATCCATCTGCTCCATGCATCCCTCATGGATGCCCTTTTCCTTCATCACCTTATACAGCAGGCTGATGTAAAGCGGCATGAAGGGGATGGCGGAACTGGCTTGGGTCACCAGGGCCTTGTTCACGGAAATGAAGGCCCGTCCGCCTGAAGCCTGCAAGCGCTCGTCCAGCTTGCGCGCGGTCTTCTCCAGATGATCCTTGGCGGTGCCGATGGTGCCGTTGCGGTAAACCGCTTGGGTCACCTTGGGGCCGATGTAGGAATAGGCCATGGCGATGCATCCGGGGGCGAGCAATCCTTCGTCGCGCAGCCGATCCATCCACAGCATCCAATCGTCCCCGCCCATCACGCCCACGGTATGGCGAACCTCTTCTTCGCTGGCCGCCTCCAGGGTCACCTGGGTGACCGCGCCCGTATTGAAGTCCAGGGTCTTGTTGGTGTAGCTCTTGCCGATGGGCTTAAGCGTGGACTTGTAGACCTCGCCGGTTTTGGG is a genomic window of Fibrobacterota bacterium containing:
- a CDS encoding MMPL family transporter, translating into MIDRLFAFVAALSLRKPWLTLAAWACLLILALPAARRAPSLLQSGSGDIAGSASLRADRLLRADFPTPYSQLLILALRGGRTAEWDSSSLLPKLTQAFTRLPDVAAAQASPDVLDPRLRPAPGSGAVVMIGIKAASVHEAEQAIPKVRAAAEAILAPARSADPGLEWAVTGRSALTYDLNLFNAKDVSRAETRVLPLTLIILLLAFGSLAAAGAPLLIGIFTTALSLAALGVLARHMPLSNLAQNISGMIGMAVGIDYSLLIIHRYREILPTLPAAEPSPDAAAVSDATAVSDATAVSDASLARRKRAMAAAIATAGKAVFYSGLTVLIGLGGLLFTPLMETRSIGWGGCAVVLASVACALTFLPAALVLLGPALDWPAAWSRRFTATARGGGWERWSGWVMRRAPFCALAGAALIAAMAWPGRLTRFGFPEEAFLPAELEFMRGLRMLEDMRLGGLIAPVNVILTAGDAILTPGRIPDLLAFSSRLRSDSAVARIFGPVDLADHWPPEKYRKLYADPAAALERIPAIGDFFLSRDGRSLLMQIIYKPGVGLEDAKRLARDIPDRMRVPGLRLEIGGQAVYYNDFDKAMRSAYLPTIAFVLVVSFAALLLFFGSPLVAIKALILNGLSVLAGYGVVVFVFQLGHGHALFGTPGPSLVVPLTIPLLLFCILFGLSMDYEVFLISRIREAYAAHGDNSRAVSEGLAATGPIITNAALIMAAVFGAFAFARVVVAQMLGLGLAVAVLVDATLIRVLLLPALMKLAGRWNWWPRL
- a CDS encoding trans-2-enoyl-CoA reductase family protein, encoding MIIEPKIRGFLCTTTHPIGCEHAVREQIRYVKSKGPIPKGPKKALIIGSSAGFGLSSRIAAAFGSGAATLGLAFERPPEKGRMGSPGWYQTKAFERAAHEAGLWAKSLNGDAFSEDIKNQAIALLKEIGPVDLVVYSLAAPRRVDPKTGEVYKSTLKPIGKSYTNKTLDFNTGAVTQVTLEAASEEEVRHTVGVMGGDDWMLWMDRLRDEGLLAPGCIAMAYSYIGPKVTQAVYRNGTIGTAKDHLEKTARKLDERLQASGGRAFISVNKALVTQASSAIPFMPLYISLLYKVMKEKGIHEGCMEQMDRLFRTKLYSGQAIPVDAEHRIRMDDWELRDDVQAAVEKLWETVDTGNGGGMADIAGYRGDFHRLYGFAYPGVDYAADVPESVINA
- a CDS encoding PQQ-dependent sugar dehydrogenase; its protein translation is MSTGWLRLAWFLTLTLWALGMARPQAALPTNITFTKIMGTDSAAGRFTRITWMGEMPGQAGTFLVVERGSFASWDVDSAHVWKVAKDNQGHWTRSIFLTLGGIWQETQEAGVLSLAFHPDFASNRLYYLFYTPLISGARYSVIQERKAAADFSQDGGDAPRTLLQVARGSSNNYGQHNGGCLAFGPDGYLYAGFGDNLQQTPAQDSTSFLGKIIRIDVNSSDPGLAYHIPADNPFYAGTKAGLRKEIWALGFRNPWRFSFDGSDLWVGEVGENTYEEIDRVAKGGNYGWPCQEGNSGSASGCPNALPPYYQIVHDGGISMSDIIGGMIFRGNAASPVYGQYIYADHVSGSVFAMTMDGSGPTGTVKLGTAPRRISHLTADSKGRLYAVGYGNSSDDESEIYLLDNPALLPDTVSVPLAFTTSSLPAGRANSDYSATLQASGGTPPYTFTVTAGALPAGLAVSGTRISGKPSAAAASVDLELTVSDAAGHSVAKTLNLAIAANRAPHLSSATSATINAGTELVYTAAASDSDGNTVTYAFRSLPAWMAASGATARGTPHAADGNAAFWVVASDGALADSQQVSIKVNHRPPHLTSPASVMATEGSEFLYVAAAVDSDGNALTFTFRSPPAWITATGASARGTPGASDGNTTFRVVVSDGIQADSLLVSITVNHTNHAPLVDSSFTNNTSLAEGDSASLRIVAHDPDGDSLAYAWILDGGTPAAGTARFNYKPGYLAAGVHHLVARVTDPGGASATQSFDFTVTNVALPPACLHAPGAVATGEPFLWGWEGQRDPDLDTASLRFRVAAYRDSALTQSALARDSLSSDRLNDGDRAALAKGIDLFVRVAAFDLKGHTSGFGPVRKYVFAVPVAVVPDRERARKVRAFGLATRPGRVDKDAEKWAEQWFDARGRPAR